GTTTGTGGACCTCGTCGACAGTGTCTTCTGATAGCTTCTGAAGAGGAGGTTCGGCTTCTCGATGGTCGTCATCGGAGGAGCCTACAACGGAATCAGCGTTCGACTCTGCAGCGGAGTCGGGAATCGATTCGACTCGTCTCCGTGCGATATCGTAGCCGTGGATGATGAACTGATAGGTGTCGAGGGGTGGAGAAATCTCGACAGCCACGCGGGTTGCGGATGCTTCGAGACCGTTTCGGAACCGACGGGTGGCCCCTCCAGTGATCTCGATTCGTTCGCCAGCACTGAACCGATTTGGAGTCGTCGCCGAGCGTTGCCCTTCGGGATCGTCCTCCCGTGATAGTTCCGCTAATTCGCCTTCGAGAACGGTGATCGAGAGGGTTTGCTCGGGACGTCGTCGCTCGAGTTCGAACAATCGACCGGCGAAGCCGGGTGCAATCGCTACTTCGAACGCTAAAGATCCCGACCCGCTTTCTGTAGGGACTTTCGTGAACCGTACTCGGTTTCCAGTGATCTCGTTTTCGATCTCCATTCCCGGTGTATTTTTCTCAGTCATCTCATCCCCTTAGTCGATCTCGATCCGATGAGTGGAAGCCCCATCAGTGTCTTTGGGGAGATGAACGGTGAGAACGCCCTCTGCCATCGTAGCGCTGACACTCTCGTCGTCAATGGCTTCAGCTATCGGAATCGAACGAAGCACGATCGGTTGCCGCTCTCTCCGGACGTAGGGGGTTCTCCCCTCGGTTTTTGCCATGTCTTCGTCCTCTCCCGAACGTGCTGCTCGAATGTGGAGCACGCCCTCTGTGAACCCAAGCGTGATGTCCTCGCGTTCGAACCCCGCGAGATCGGCGACGACCGAAACCTCCTGGTCGTGATTCAGAATATCGACGGGGATTCGATGACCGCCTCGTGGTCCTTCCCTCGGAAGGCCAGGGAGCGGGGGCCGGCCCATCGCCATCCCGGTCCCGACCGGTCTAGATCCCTGCATTCCGGGTCCTCCCGGAATCGGAGGACGTCCGTTTGGCGCCTGCTTGAATGCTCCGGGCACTGGTCGTCGATACTGTGCGCTCGTAGGCGACTCGGCCGTTTGCTCGATCGTCTGTTGCCTCGCGGAAAGGATCCGCAGTTGCTGTTGGATTCGATCGACCTCCTCCCGTATGCTTGCCAGCTCCTCGAATCTGTGGTGGAGTTCATCGACGATCTCTTCTAGTTTGGCCTCGTTGCCGTTCGATCCTTCCGATTCGGTTGTTTGTTCGTTCATGTTGATTGTTATCCTCGACGTTCGTTCCCCGATCCGTACCGCCTCGACGGCCTATGACCACGTGATGTACCGATGGTCTCACACCTCGACCACCTGAAACGTGTCCGCTATGTGGTTCAGCGCATCCAAGTCACGGGCTTCGACGAGTTGCACCTCGACGACTATCACGTATGACCCGTCGGCCGGTCTGGCGGCGATGTGGACCATAGTCGACTGGGCCTCGCCACACGTGGTGAGTTCTCGAGCCACCCCCGTGTACAACGGATCGGCGTATTCGACCGGTTCGTTGATTGTACAGGCCGTGTGCGTGAGGGAATCGAGTACTGCGCCGGGATCGGCGCTGGCGTCCTCGAGCCAGATCGCGAGACCCGGACCCCCGTACGTATCAGTGAACTGATCGAGGTCGGGTGCGGCAAGGAGGCGGGGGCCGAACTCCGTCGAGCGGCCATCGACCTCTGACCATTCGGATGGGACCGCGACCTGAATGGCACCGGTGTCATCGGTGATAACGACGTACTCCTCGTAGGCGTCATCGACTTCGGGTTCACCGATCGTAACCTCGGCCGGCTCGAGCTCTCGTCCGTTGATCTCACCTTCTAGCACCACGCCCTCCCGATACACACTAACGGCGAGTACATCGTTGGACGAACGGGTACGGAGGACGTTACAGTACTCCTCCATCGTCCCCTGGCCGGCCATCGGGAGCCGTTCGATCGCAGTGATAATGTCTCCGGGTCGGATTCCGGCATCGCTCGCGGGGCTACCGGACGTCGTTGCTGAAACCCAGATTCCTGCGGGATCGCTCCCGTCGGCTGGAACGGCGAAACCGTTGATCCCAAGCGTCTGGACGTCTTCTCCCTCACGCAGGCGGTCGACGATATCCCTCGCGACGAGGACGTCGATCGCGAAGTTCTGGGTGTGACTGAAGGCGTCGATCGGATCGATCGCCGAGTAGTTGATCCCGACGACGCGACCATCCTTATCGACTAACGGTCCACCCGAGTTTCCCCCTTCGAGCTGGGCGGTGTGTTCGATTACCGAATCAACCGAGGCCCAGCTCGTTGGAGCGGACTCGAATCCCGTAATCGTACCGTGGGTCGTCGTATACGACGGATCCCCGCCCGGAAACCCGAGCGCCCAGACTTCATCTCCGGTTTCGAGGTCGCCGTCGTACCACCTCAGGTGCTGAAATCCGTCTCCCTGGATATCGATCACCGCTAAGTCCGCACACTCGGACACACCGAGTACAGTCGCGTCGTACTGTGTTTGCTCGCTGCCGACGAAAACCCGAAGCGTAACGGCACCGGCGACGTTGTGATTGTTCGTGATCGCGATCCCCGACGGGTCAACGATGAATCCGGAGCCGGCACCGAGCATCACGTCGTCACCGTGCTCTGCGTAGGTGCCTTCGGTGGTGATCCGAATGACAGCCGCTCGCGCGTCGTCGACGTTTCTCGCACCACCTGCATCGATGATCCCGGTGACAGCATCGACACATCCCGTTCCCGCGAGGACGCCAGCCGCTGCTACTAACTGAAGGATTTCTCTGCGGCGTACGCTCTTTGTGTACCCACTCCCATGTGTATCGTGTTGGTCGTTCATTTATCTTCTGCGCTCTGTACTCTACTCACCACCCTCTCCCGAGTCGTACGAGACTTTTAAGTATCAATACAGGATTGCCAATGGCATAAGCATTATCACTATTTGTTATGTAGGTTTTCGAGCAATCTAATCTATCAGTTCGGGAGAACGGCCGGCTGAAATAGCTGAGTACTCGGTTAGTGAATGATAAATAGTGGACTTTATCCGTTTCGATGACCTCTCGATATCAGTGAGTGACGAAGTGTTGGAACTGCTTAGCGAATTGATTGAATGCGTGGATGAGGCGTCCGAGGTGTACGTTGACGACGGCACCGGATTCGACGATGTAGAGACAGGTGAGAACCTCCACCGGTATGAGCCGACCGACTACGGCTACGATGACGTCGGTCCCGTCGAGCAGCTCTCTGAGGGGTACGATCCGATCGAGTACGGGTACGAGACCGGAGAGTCGGCGACCAGTACCGATGCGAGTGTCGGATACGGTACCGACGACGCAGTAATCGGACAGGGCGAGGGTTCCGATCTATCGGTGACCGACGCAACTACACCTGCTGAAGCGACCGAATACGCCGCACTCTCGCAATCCGCAACTTCGTACGCCGACGGGTACGGCGTATCTGAATGGTCATACGACGATACATACGGTACCTACATCAATTCGACGACAGGCGAGGGCTACGATCCAGCGACCGGAATGGTCTACGATCCAGCGACCGGCTGGACCGACGGCTATTCCGGGAACTGGTCGACCGATGAACTAGCCAACTACGGGTATGCGGACGGCTGGACGTACGATTCCGCCACCGGGATGTACATCGACGCCTCGTCGGGGGCCGTCTACGACCCGATGACTGGTGAGAGCTACGATCCGATGAGCGGGATGGTCTACGACCCGACTACCGGCCTCGCGCGAGGATACTACGATAGTTTGTCGGGGTGGTTCACGGACGCGTCCGGTCTGATGTATAACCCCCACACGAACGTCCTCTTCGATCCATCGACCGGTGGGATGTACGATGCGACTACGGGGTTACCGATTGACAGCGTAACTGGACAGCCAATCGATGATTCTACGATCACGATTGGTGGAATCGACATGGGGCCTGCGATCGGAAACGTCTCTTACGATTCTACGACGGGGGTCTTCATGGACCTGTCAACCGGCGCCACGTACGCGTTCGACCCAGCTACCGGAGCGTTGATCGACCTCGCAACCGGCCTACCGGTTCAAGCTCCTACGATTACCGTTGGCGGCTTCACTGGGATGGGTGAAGGAGGGTCGCTCGCGGGTTCGATCGTCGGTATCGCAGGCATGCCAGGAGCACTCGAATCGGGAGTGTATCCCGCACCGCTCGCCGACTCGTCCCCCGATTACTACACGACTCCTATCACCGTCGGACCCGGGTCGCCTGTGCCGGGGTTGTCTCAGTACGAACTCGATCAGCGATGGATCATGGATCAGCAGGCGATGGGAGATCCCTATTACCAGACCGTGCCGGTGGACACCGGCGTCTGACCGTACTCGTAGCCGGGCGCCGATCGTATACATGTCGAATCCAATGTGGAGACACTGTCTACTCTGCACCCTCCGTTTGAGTCTTTTCATCGGGCGTGTGATGCGGTCTGGCGGTTGTAGTAATGCCAAATTGTTCACTCGCTCTTCCGTAGAGGATTGTTGATACAGTTCGGTTCGTCACTGGCTGAGCCGGACTCGGGATGTTGAGCGGTTCGTAACCCATCGCTCAATTCTTGGTATTCGGCGGAAAACCGCAAGACTGCGCTCCATCAACAAGGTGTTACGCAAGAGCATTGTCAACATTCACCTGCGCTCGACTGACAGCCAATCCACGAGTTATGGAAACGCTCGAAGCGGATTTTGAGGGTGTGAAACCACTGCTCGATGAGATTTCGGTCAGTATAGTTCACTCCCGTTCGATCTTTCGTTTCACTGTCTCACTCACTCGATCTGTTCGTCGGCAATTCCCTTGCTACGTTGACGTTAGCGTTGACGCTACTTTGACTCTTGGCTCAGGGACGGCGTATGATCCGATCTGCCGCGTTGAATAACGATCGAATCGACTGATACCCTCGATGACGGTGTGCGGTGTCGGCCTCCAGCCTCACAAGCGGCGGGAAAGCACGCGAGCAAGTCCCCTCGGTCCAGATCGTTCTACTCCCTGTTGGCCGTCTCGTCGAAGAGATCGTCGTACCGTGACATAGCGTAGGTTCCTCGGTTCCACCCGAATTACGAGTGTGTATGTCTCGGATCGTGAATCGAGTTTCGGTGCGGAGGGAGGATCAGATCGATCGACCGGTATTCGGTATCGAAGCGAGGTGGGGTAGGGCCGTTGCGAGTGTTCGCTCTCCGAGGGAAATCAGTGCTCGTTGTGCACACCCGATTCCCGACCCCCACACGTCATTAGGTGATCAGGGGATTCGGTATCATAAGTTCGATGTATTATTTCACGGACACCTGGAAGCACTATGTCCGAATTGATTTCCGCTCGGATCCTATCACGACGGCCGTGATGGCTTAAGATGTAGATCTATAGGCGAGGTGAAGTTCCTCACCCGTACCGCGTTGTATCGTCTCCGTTCGAGGTGGGCCGGGTAGCCGCTCACCATCGTGTACTCGTCTCTCGTGTCGATCACTCGAACTCGCCGACGAGAACGGTGTTGACGTTGAGTGTCTTCTGTCCCCGTCGGAGACGCTCGGAGAGCGACTGGTGTGAGATCCCGATCTCGTCCGCGAGCTCTTCGAGTGAGATCCCCCGAGGGACGTCGTAGAAGCCACGCTCGGTGGCGAGCCTGATCGCCTCGTGCTGACCTTCACTGAGACCGAAGCGGCCCTCCCGCTCGTCCTCCATGCTGTAGATCGCGGTGATCTGGAGGTGAATACCGTGCTCTTCGGCGTAGTCGTACGCCCGAGAAAGCGCCTCTCGTTCGGGAAAGAGCGCTCGGAAGTTCCAGATTCCCTCGGAGGCGACCGCCGATAGCACGACTCCTTCCTGTTCGGTGAGGATATTGATGAGTACCTCTGCTCGCTCTATCCAGTCCATCTGGTAGAGTCGGGCGTCCTCGGTTTCGCTGACCAGACTGAACCTATCGACCGTCGGGTCCTCCTCGAAGAGCCGCTCGACGCGATCGAAGTCGTCGGCCGTAATCCACGCGTAGGGCATGACGTGATCCGGGCCGTGCGCGGCGAGACGTTCGATCTCCATCTCCGCGATCGGTGCGTCCCGTATCGACTCACCCAACGCGAACCCTTCGACAGGGATGGTGAACTCCGCGATCGTAGCCATCCACACTCTACTGGGTCTAACACGATAAGGTGGGTGGATCGCGATTCGCCTTCTCGGTGGTTCAAACGCTCCTACGCAGGGGAGCGATGGAACAACCAGGAGACGATTACCCACGCAGTGAATCCCCCGTCTACTTATCCACACTGTGAGCGGTGTGACCCCGTTCGAGTCGAGGTGGCTGGAGAATTCTATGGCTTATCTATGCCCACCCGAGGGAGGGAACGTGACCTCGATCGATCGTGATGGAACGAACCGAACGAGATCTCCCCGAGTAGTTACGTCGAGGAGGTATCCCACGGTGTTCGATTCGGCGTCGGGGTGCGAGGTGAATCGCTGCGTATCCGAATAGAGAGTGTCGCCGGATAGAACGGTGTAAACAGCGCGAAGGCGATGGATGTTCGTCGCGATCACGCGAGAATACCGTACCTCGTGTAGTATCGTTCTACGCTCACCGGTCCTCGGACGTACCGATCACACGGTCATCGATTCGACGTACTGCCCTTCCCACTCCTGACGAGCGGAGAGCTCTCGCTCTCCCCGTTCGGTGAGCGTGTACTCGTTCGTCCGCTTATCACGTGACCCCTTCGCAACGAGTCCTTTCTCGACCAGCGCGTCGAGGTTCGGGTAGAGGCGTCCGTGATGGATTTCGTCGTCGTAGTACTCTTCGAGTTCATCTTTGATCGCAAGGCCGTGAGGGTCGCCGAGGCCCGCAATGACCATGAGGAGATCTCGCTGGAACGCCGTCAGATCGTTCATACCGAGTAGTACGGCACGCGGAAATATAAAGTGGTGGAGGATCCGACCGATACTCACGCGGAAACTGCGGCCAGAGACGCACCCTGGTGCGTAAAGAGATACGCCTGTGGGGACGTCGCCACCCGAACGGTGAACCGACGCGTTCTGCGGCATGGATCACCAGTGTAGAATTCTTTCTAGGATCGATCGGGCGATTCGTAGACGAACTGAACACGGTCACGCGAGCGCTTCGAGCCAAGCAACGACCTCCTCGGGTCTCGAAACGGATCGAGTTCGCTCGTATCGACGAAGACACTCGGGCGCGGCCTCCTCGAACAGGTCAATAATCCAGGTAGAGAACGTCGAGAACAGCGTGTTCGTCCTCGGACCTTACCCGCAGGTCGTGGTCCGATCAAATAGGTGCGAGGAATCGATGAAGCAGGGGACGAGCTCACTGATCCGGATTCGTTGCGGTATCCAGTCGAGTGATCCGATCGACGACGTCGAAATCCCCGTCGAAGCTGTAGAGATACTCGATCCCTTCCCGTTGCATATACGCGAGAATAGTCGCATCTCCGAACGCGAGCGTCTCGTACGTCTCGAAGAGTTCGGTCGCCGCCCTGAAGTCTTTCTGTGCGGCGTGGTGGATCTCGAAGCCGGCGGATTCGGTGAGACGTCGATAGGTATCGACTGCGAGGTCGTGTCGGTTGCGCGTGCATCATTGTCGTGGCGATCTTTCGATGCACATCTGGGAACAGCAACACGACTGCGCCGAACAAACCGGTCAGGTTCATCCTTTACGCGTGCACCCTCCCGCCGAACAAACAGGCGACAGCGATGAGCACACCTTCCGCTCGTATCGACGAACGGAACCACGACCGAGTCGATGAATCCCCGGAATTCGTTATCGCCACCCCTTCGAAGACGTCTCTGACACATTCGGGAACAGTGTCGTGACCACTCCCAGAACCCCGATTATGAGGCGCATCACTCGGCTGTGATGCGCCTAGAGGCTCAATGACTCCTCCTTCTGGTCTGACAGCCAGCTGATACCCAGAACGATTATTTTATCAGACAGCCGAAATGCGTCATGGCGCCGATCGAGGTCGAGGATCTCACGAAGTATTATGGCGACGTCCGGGGGATCGATGGTCTTTCTTTCACCGTTGATTCCGGGGAGGTGTTCGGGTTTCTCGGACCAAATGGTGCGGGTAAAACGACGGCAATACGGACGTTACTCGGGCTCCTATCCCCGACATCCGGTTCGGCAACCGTCCTCGGTGCAGATATCCGCAACGAGTCCGAATTGATCGAGGCGAAACGGAAGATCGGATATTTACCTGACCATCTCGGCTTCAACGAAGAACTGACCGGGATGCAGATACTCGACTATCACGCGTCTGTCAAAGGAGATACTCGCCGAGCGGAACTGTTGGATCTCTTCACACCCCCTTCAAGCGTGCCGTCCGAGGGTACTCCAGTGGAAACAAACGAATGCTGGGAATCATCCAGGCGTTTATGCACGATCCGGATCTGGTAATCCTCGACGAACCCACTTCGGGGTTAGATCCGCTGAAACAGGAGCGATTCAACGAATTCCTCCGCGAAGAGCGAGATCGGGGAACGACGATCTTCTTCTCCTCGCACATCCTGAGCGAGGTGCGCCAGATCTGCGACCGAGTCGGTATCCTCCGAGACGGGCGACTTGTGGAACTGG
This region of Halalkalicoccus sp. CGA53 genomic DNA includes:
- a CDS encoding Hsp20/alpha crystallin family protein: MNEQTTESEGSNGNEAKLEEIVDELHHRFEELASIREEVDRIQQQLRILSARQQTIEQTAESPTSAQYRRPVPGAFKQAPNGRPPIPGGPGMQGSRPVGTGMAMGRPPLPGLPREGPRGGHRIPVDILNHDQEVSVVADLAGFEREDITLGFTEGVLHIRAARSGEDEDMAKTEGRTPYVRRERQPIVLRSIPIAEAIDDESVSATMAEGVLTVHLPKDTDGASTHRIEID
- a CDS encoding S1C family serine protease, producing the protein MNDQHDTHGSGYTKSVRRREILQLVAAAGVLAGTGCVDAVTGIIDAGGARNVDDARAAVIRITTEGTYAEHGDDVMLGAGSGFIVDPSGIAITNNHNVAGAVTLRVFVGSEQTQYDATVLGVSECADLAVIDIQGDGFQHLRWYDGDLETGDEVWALGFPGGDPSYTTTHGTITGFESAPTSWASVDSVIEHTAQLEGGNSGGPLVDKDGRVVGINYSAIDPIDAFSHTQNFAIDVLVARDIVDRLREGEDVQTLGINGFAVPADGSDPAGIWVSATTSGSPASDAGIRPGDIITAIERLPMAGQGTMEEYCNVLRTRSSNDVLAVSVYREGVVLEGEINGRELEPAEVTIGEPEVDDAYEEYVVITDDTGAIQVAVPSEWSEVDGRSTEFGPRLLAAPDLDQFTDTYGGPGLAIWLEDASADPGAVLDSLTHTACTINEPVEYADPLYTGVARELTTCGEAQSTMVHIAARPADGSYVIVVEVQLVEARDLDALNHIADTFQVVEV
- a CDS encoding OCRE domain-containing protein yields the protein MSDEVLELLSELIECVDEASEVYVDDGTGFDDVETGENLHRYEPTDYGYDDVGPVEQLSEGYDPIEYGYETGESATSTDASVGYGTDDAVIGQGEGSDLSVTDATTPAEATEYAALSQSATSYADGYGVSEWSYDDTYGTYINSTTGEGYDPATGMVYDPATGWTDGYSGNWSTDELANYGYADGWTYDSATGMYIDASSGAVYDPMTGESYDPMSGMVYDPTTGLARGYYDSLSGWFTDASGLMYNPHTNVLFDPSTGGMYDATTGLPIDSVTGQPIDDSTITIGGIDMGPAIGNVSYDSTTGVFMDLSTGATYAFDPATGALIDLATGLPVQAPTITVGGFTGMGEGGSLAGSIVGIAGMPGALESGVYPAPLADSSPDYYTTPITVGPGSPVPGLSQYELDQRWIMDQQAMGDPYYQTVPVDTGV
- a CDS encoding helix-turn-helix domain-containing protein — translated: MATIAEFTIPVEGFALGESIRDAPIAEMEIERLAAHGPDHVMPYAWITADDFDRVERLFEEDPTVDRFSLVSETEDARLYQMDWIERAEVLINILTEQEGVVLSAVASEGIWNFRALFPEREALSRAYDYAEEHGIHLQITAIYSMEDEREGRFGLSEGQHEAIRLATERGFYDVPRGISLEELADEIGISHQSLSERLRRGQKTLNVNTVLVGEFE
- a CDS encoding PadR family transcriptional regulator; this encodes MNDLTAFQRDLLMVIAGLGDPHGLAIKDELEEYYDDEIHHGRLYPNLDALVEKGLVAKGSRDKRTNEYTLTERGERELSARQEWEGQYVESMTV